CGATGCAGTCAGGCTGGTTTTGCCCGTGCCACCCTTGCCGCTGATGACCACGAGTTGCCGGACCGTGACTGGAGATTGTGGGGCGCTCGACATCGTGGTCACACTCATTCACCGCAGTGCGGAGTCCCGCAGCGGTCGTCGCGCTGGTCGCGGCCGCAGCAGGTCTTGCCTCCCTGCTCAAAGGAACATCCGCTCTTGCCCGCTCCATGCCGGGTCTGGCCGTTCTCTTTGAGGATAAAACCCGTTCCGCCGCTGACGATGCGCCTGACCACTCCGTGGCACTTCGGGCACTCGGTAACCGGCACTTCACTGATGGCCTGCTTCTGCTCAAATTTATGGCCGCAAGTCTGGCATTCATATTCGTATGTTGGCATGCTTTCCCTCCGATTAAGTATCAATCCAGCACAAATTGCATGATTTGCTTCAAAAGTCGCTTAAAATAATCCCGGTACTCCGGCAGAACATCCACTACAAGGTCTCCTCTTGAGTAAGCTTCGGCGATCCGCCGGTCATCCGGAATTTCCAGGAGAATGGGAATGCCCTGCTCCCTGCAGAACGTATGGACCCGGTCATCGCCAGCTCCGACACGGTTGACCACTACCCCAAAGGGAATTCCCAGCTCCCGCACCATGTCAACAGCCAGGGCCAGGTCATGCAGACCAAATGGGGTCGGTTCGGTAACCAGGACCACACAGTCCGCTCCCCGGAGAGTGACAATCACCGGGCACGAAGTTCCCGGCGGCGCATCCAGGATGGCCGGGGTGTCGCTCCGGATCCTGGCCTTCACCGCCCGGATAAGAGGCGGTGCCATAGCCACGCCCACATCGAGCCGACCCTGAATCAGGGTGATATGGTCCGACTTCACAATCTCTACCACACCAATCCTGTGGTCTTTTTCCCGAATGGCCTTGCGGGGACAGATTTTTGCACATCCGCCGCAACCGTGGCACAGCTCAGGAAACACCAGAGGCCTGGTCGCAAGAGACACAATGGCATGGTACTGGCAAATGCGGCTGCATTCGCCGCAGGCATCGCACAGCGATTCGTCAACCTGGGGAACAGGAATGGCGATTGTCTCCTGGTTTTCGGCAGTACCTTGCAGAAACAAGTGGCCGTTCGGCTCCTCCACGTCGCAGTCCAAAAGCTGCACGGCACCGCCGTGCACCCTTGCCAGGTTCAAAGAGACCGTGGTCTTTCCGGTCCCTCCTTTGCCTGAAGCAATGGCAATAATCATGAATTCCCCCTGCCGCGAAATCCCCGTCGGCCCCGCTGGCGGGCCGTTTCCTCATCCACCTGCTCCGTCCATCCGCCACGGGGATTCTCGACCCTGTCAAAACGGGGAATATAGGGTTTGATGTCCAAAAGCGGCGACCCGTCCAGAATGTCCACATCCTTCAGATAGATGGTCGTCCCTTCGATCCGCACCAGACGCACCACTGAAATACCGATGGGGTTGGGCCGCTGCGGATGCCTGGTGGAAAAAATACCTCGCGGTATGTTATCAGTAAAAGGCTGAACAGTCAACCGGGCATTGCCTGCCCGATGAAAATGATAAAGGAGGATCAGGTGAGAGAATCCCTCAAGGTCCTTCAGCCCCCCGGCATATTCAGGCCCTAATTCCGCCCGGCCTGTGCAGCCTTCTGCATAGACAGGCTGAATCGGCGTATTCTCAGGGATGCAATGCTCACTGTGAATAACGCCAATGGGAGTATAGCAGATCTGGCCGGGCATGGGAGTGGCCCCGCTCATACCCAGTGCCCTTCCACATCAGCGGCCTGGGAGGGGGAGAGCTTCCCGGACCGGAATAAATCGAGGGCTGCGGCCACGGTGGCTGCATCGGTGCTGTAGACCTTTATTCCGGCAGCGGAAAGAACCCGGAAGGCTTTCGGCCCGCAATGCCCGGTCACGAGACAGGAAGCTCCGGAGCGCGCCACGGTCTCTGCCGCCTGAATGCCAGCCCCTTGAGCTGCATTCAGGTTTTTCTGATTGTCGATCACCACAAAGGTAGCGGTATCCATGTCATAGATGAGGAACCTGGGAGCACGGCCAAAACGGCTGTCCAGGGGAGCATCCAGGCTCTCTCCCGATGTCGTAAAGGCAACTTTCATCTGTTTTTCTCCTTATGCGTCTTATGTATCAACATCCTTCTCTATAGGGAATGGCACTTACAGAACGAATCATACGGCTAACCCAATCTAATCTCTCCCTGGGGGGCAATGCCATTTTGCCTTAAAGGTAGGGCTACTGCCTTCTGCGGCGGCAGCCGCTTTGGACTGCGGCAGCACGATACCGCTTTCCTTCTCCCGGATCGAAGATAATCTGGCAGCCACTTCCCTTGCGGATGGCTCAATACTGCCGCTTTTGAAAATAGCCGGGCTTACCTTAACCCATTGCCTTTTTAGGTGGACATTGGGGCCGTAGTGGAAGCACCTTTTGCAGTGCTGCTCACTGCAAAAGGTGTATCTTCCTGACATACCG
This portion of the bacterium genome encodes:
- the tsaA gene encoding tRNA (N6-threonylcarbamoyladenosine(37)-N6)-methyltransferase TrmO gives rise to the protein MSGATPMPGQICYTPIGVIHSEHCIPENTPIQPVYAEGCTGRAELGPEYAGGLKDLEGFSHLILLYHFHRAGNARLTVQPFTDNIPRGIFSTRHPQRPNPIGISVVRLVRIEGTTIYLKDVDILDGSPLLDIKPYIPRFDRVENPRGGWTEQVDEETARQRGRRGFRGRGNS
- a CDS encoding NifB/NifX family molybdenum-iron cluster-binding protein, whose protein sequence is MKVAFTTSGESLDAPLDSRFGRAPRFLIYDMDTATFVVIDNQKNLNAAQGAGIQAAETVARSGASCLVTGHCGPKAFRVLSAAGIKVYSTDAATVAAALDLFRSGKLSPSQAADVEGHWV
- a CDS encoding zinc ribbon domain-containing protein, which translates into the protein MPTYEYECQTCGHKFEQKQAISEVPVTECPKCHGVVRRIVSGGTGFILKENGQTRHGAGKSGCSFEQGGKTCCGRDQRDDRCGTPHCGE
- a CDS encoding ATP-binding protein, with translation MIIAIASGKGGTGKTTVSLNLARVHGGAVQLLDCDVEEPNGHLFLQGTAENQETIAIPVPQVDESLCDACGECSRICQYHAIVSLATRPLVFPELCHGCGGCAKICPRKAIREKDHRIGVVEIVKSDHITLIQGRLDVGVAMAPPLIRAVKARIRSDTPAILDAPPGTSCPVIVTLRGADCVVLVTEPTPFGLHDLALAVDMVRELGIPFGVVVNRVGAGDDRVHTFCREQGIPILLEIPDDRRIAEAYSRGDLVVDVLPEYRDYFKRLLKQIMQFVLD